One Spea bombifrons isolate aSpeBom1 chromosome 1, aSpeBom1.2.pri, whole genome shotgun sequence DNA window includes the following coding sequences:
- the CLIP1 gene encoding CAP-Gly domain-containing linker protein 1 isoform X8, with the protein MSSLKPSGLKAPSKIAKPGTVAAKTSATATNPPVKAVEKPATSPALEAPEGFVDDFRVGERVWVNGNKPGFIQFLGETQFAPGQWAGIVLDEQIGKNDGAVAGVRYFQCEALRGIFTRPSKLSRKPLEDESNGTQSAAATRATSPTSVSSNLSPLPSAPTPLKSTTTPAKEFSTPPNSNLTRTASESISNLSEAGSVKKGERELKLGDRVLVSGSKAGVIRFLGETDFAKGEWCGVELDEPLGKNDGAVAGTRYFQCQPKYGLFAPVHKVTRIGFPSTTPAKAKTSARKVPATPSTPASLKRSPSASSISSMSSISSSVSNKPSRTGLLTETSSRYARKISGTTALQEALKEKQQHIEQLLAERDMERAEVAKATSHVGEVENELAVIRDGHDQYVMEMEAKMDQLRSLVEAADREKVELLNQLEEEKRKVEDLQFRVEEESITKGDLETQTKLEHARIKELEQSLLFEKTKADKLQRELEDTRAITRPVSLNVATVSEKSRIMDLERDLAQKAKEVVDLRQKLVECTKQPGDVDTSLSLLQEVNSLQENITVLNKEHEQEIASLKEKLQSVENSEKEVATLKASVDKFSKENDTLKIKLNHANKENADVIELWKSKLDSAISSHQQAMDELKISFSKGPSTDNSALIELKAQIENLRLEYQKETEQLKSKQDAERADRLREIELLKVKLQESNEEKESELDVLKAKLESAEEQHLIEMEDALNKLHDTEIKVKELEALQTQCRDQSLTIDKLTAQVKDTEERLLSLDAGQKIETEYKEDILRFKEKIEAAEMQIKNLECEKVAESIKSNNLTNELLKRDEKLAVLESKLSSLTEVKASFEKEIEELKQNVSNSTEDANIVKQTMQETLDKLTKKEEECVEMYKKLEHLQPQCTALEKKLKESEEKEQLLLTAKAKLENQISEMIQSSGDSSSQLNKLNEELQSRERDSEELQKELFKAKETIIKLRESIDVFKSNKLSSEEAQQSHQAEIKKMASQIEDLKSLAEKSQNECKELQNMHEKSVADLVSQHQTLITELKDNLQAKEELWQAAQVGQTDMVKQMEELKQQAEQAKSLTSVLASTRKEFEIISEELRGLKDERDTLAQEANSLKLGKESLQLKLTDYECRVDTLQQEQRQLRSLTEELSATNQRILNEKQELENLSVTRTIDVDALTTEKETLLSDLESMKQELLRITFDNEDLQSTVTTMDKEIKDLKQNNDTMVTNYLDLQKEKQEMQEIQKKLTEDKIVLAKEKDEIIEMLQNSTEDMHSKHRSLMEELALLKAEKETTLCKQSELERKLSDLLVEQERLMKTSTDVTSEREHLSVKLRELNTQFENALQEKETLKSEHIALKTELSAVQAQLDRSMKENKELSSSKDALLIMCAKIEEEKQQLEECKKMLKEENLFICNEKDGIIQVLTGSKEDLAKEQLNLTNKISALETERETMLVKISDLESRLVVLTGERDGFVIVNKDLSSKNEELLFKHGELNSILGDALREKDKINIDYNNLVSEMSAIKTQLDRSIRDNEELQTAKERLSNCLEEIKTSSSATDSERVGLLQDKEKLLSSERRLLAEKEDLLKQNEEITNTFQKSLGEAELVQNEMKEEINHLKNQNVSLGLKVAELEKQLQSAAEERITMKEKFSELESQDKLLMNELKVKCELSESSNMLLAQEKNSLLENIESINTKMAEATKKIEELTKAKDDLSALLEQTLQEKSLLESEHSNILLEKQTLLDELSKRSSDMDKVMKDREGLEEKCKELNKGFQGFEQRLIQERELFETEKLKNADLQKRLDVTVEEKEQAEIQKEKLQTEMHNLAQQKENVENSLHSITEEKGILEVNYNNLLDSINQVKCEFESLAKSKAGLQDSYNSVCKALEDLRGEHEVTESQLKKILEEKMELISAHDNLIASNANILKEKESINNNYEKLSLETDVLTKKNNEVSSFARDIENKYKVLMSEKEDLVMKLNDLQTLRGNAEQKNKEVSQMAEESLQIVEQLTAEKTTLIKEKAEAVTAVEELKKLQKEVQKELDDLKVQHKSAGEQMLRTNELLKGECCKTETLKKEVEELRLAAEHKSQQLSALQEENLKLAEELGRSKEEVTSNQKLEEERSVLNNQLLEMKKRLKKVYPRYNK; encoded by the exons ATGAGTTCACTTAAACCAAGTGGGCTTAAGGCGCCATCGAAGATAGCAAAGCCTGGAACTGTAGCTGCTAAAACATCTGCTACTGCAACTA ATCCCCCTGTAAAAGCTGTAGAGAAACCCGCCACATCACCAGCTTTAGAAGCTCCAGAAGGTTTTGTGGATGATTTCAGAGTAGGAGAACGTGTCTGGGTAAATGGAAATAAACCAGGATTTATTCAGTTTCTTGGTGAAACCCAGTTTGCTCCCGGACAATGGGCTGGAATAGTTCTAGATGAACAAATAGGCAAAAATGATGGGGCTGTTGCTGGTGTCCGATACTTTCAGTGTGAAGCCTTAAGGGGAATTTTCACAAGACCCTCAAAGTTGTCACGGAAACCTTTGGAAGATGAGAGCAATGGCACCCAATCTGCGGCTGCAACTAGAGCTACCTCGCCAACCTCAGTGTCTTCTAATTTGTCTCCACTGCCGTCTGCCCCAACACCTCTGAAAAGCACAACAACTCCTGCCAAGGAGTTCTCAACACCGCCAAACAGCAACCTGACCCGAACAGCAAGTGAATCCATATCCAATCTATCGGAAGCTGGATCAGTGAAAAAGGGGGAAAGAGAGCTCAAGTTGGGTGACAGAGTCTTG GTAAGTGGTTCCAAAGCTGGAGTAATCCGCTTCTTGGGGGAGACAGATTTTGCCAAAGGTGAATGGTGCGGTGTTGAATTAGATGAACCTTTAGGAAAGAATGATGGGGCAGTTGCAGGAACAAG GTATTTTCAGTGTCAGCCAAAATATGGATTATTTGCACCTGTGCACAAAGTTACACGGATTGGATTTCCGTCAACCACCCCAGCCAAAGCCAAAACCTCCGCAAGAAAAGTACCTGCAACACCAAGTACTCCGGCATCCTTAAAACGTAGTCCTAGTGCATCATCCATTAGCTCAATGAGTTCAATTTCATCTTCTGTAAGCAACAAGCCAAGTCGCACCGGACTG TTAACAGAAACATCGTCCCGATATGCAAGGAAAATCTCTGGAACAACAGCTCTTCAGGAAGCGCTGAAAGAGAAGCAGCAGCACATTGAACAACTTTTGGCTGAGAGGGACATGGAAAGGGCAGAAGTTGCAAAGGCAACAAGCCACGTCGGAGAAGTAGAAAACGAGCTAGCAGTCATAAGAGATGGACATGATCAG TATGTGATGGAAATGGAAGCAAAGATGGATCAGTTGCGTTCCTTAGTAGAAGCAGCCGATAGAGAAAAGGTGGAACTTTTAAACCAGCTGGAAGAAGAGAAGAG GAAAGTTGAAGACCTTCAGTTCCGTGTCGAGGAAGAATCTATAACTAAGGGTGATTTAGAG ACGCAGACCAAACTGGAGCATGCCCGCATTAAGGAGCTTGAACAGAGCCTGCTCTTTGAAAAGACCAAAGCTGACAAGCTTCAGCGAGAGTTAGAAGATACTAGG GCCATAACAAGACCAGTATCCCTTAAT GTGGCAACTGTTTCTGAGAAATCTCGCATTATGGACTTGGAAAGAGACTTGGCTCAGAAGGCAAAAGAAGTAGTGGACCTAAGACAGAAGCTAGTGGAGTGTACCAAGCAGCCTGGGGATGTAGACACGTCTCTTTCACTACTACAAGAAGTGAATTCACTACAGGAAAACATAACTGTTTTGAACAAGGAACATGAGCAAGAAATAGCTTCTCTTAAAGAGAAACTACAAAGTGTAGAAAACAGTGAAAAGGAGGTAGCTACTCTCAAGGCATCCGTGGACAAGTTCTCTAAGGAGAACGACACGCTGAAAATAAAGCTCAACCatgcaaataaagaaaatgccGACGTCATAGAGCTTTGGAAATCCAAATTGGACTCTGCGATCAGCTCCCATCAACAAGCAATGGATGAGCTGAAGATTTCGTTTAGCAAAGGCCCCAGCACAGATAACTCTGCTTTAATTGAACTCAAGGCGCAGATAGAGAACCTCAGGTTAGAGTATCAGAAGGAGACTGAACAACTTAAATCTAAACAAGACGCAGAGCGTGCTGATCGACTGAGAGAAATAGAGCTCTTGAAGGTGAAACTGCAAGAGTCTAATGAAGAAAAAGAATCTGAGCTCGATGTCCTAAAAGCCAAGCTGGAGAGTGCAGAAGAACAGCACCTGATAGAAATGGAAGATGCATTAAACAAGCTACATGACACTGAAATTAAGGTAAAAGAGTTAGAGGCTCTGCAAACCCAATGCAGAGACCAGAGTCTTACGATTGATAAATTAACAGCCCAAGTGAAAGACACAGAGGAGAGACTGTTGAGTCTTGATGCAGGGCAGAAAATAGAAACTGAATATAAAGAGGACATTTTGAGATTTAAGGAAAAAATTGAGGCAGcagaaatgcaaataaaaaatcttGAGTGTGAAAAGGTTGCAGAAAGTATTAAg TCCAATAACTTAACTAACGAGTTGCTGAAACGTGATGAAAAACTTGCTGTCCTCGAGAGCAAATTAAGTTCATTGACTGAGGTCAAGGCTTCCTTTGAGAAAGAAATAGAAGAATTG AAACAAAATGTCAGTAACTCTACTGAGGATGCAAACATTGTTAAACAAACTATGCAAG AGACTCTGGATAAGCttacgaagaaagaagaagagtgCGTAGAGATGTATAAAAAGCTGGAGCACCTGCAGCCACAGTGTACTG CCCTGGAGAAGAAGTtgaaagaaagtgaagaaaaagaaCAACTATTGCTGACGGCAAAAGCAAAATTAGAGAATCAGATATCAGAAATGATTCAGTCTTCTGGGGACAGCTCCTCTCAGCTTAACAAATTAAATGAAGAACTACAGTCCAGAGAAAG GGATTCTGAAGAACTACAAAAGGAGCTTTTTAAAGCAAAAGAAACGATAATAAAGCTTCGTGAAAGTATTGACGTATTCAAATCTAACAAACTTTCATCTGAAGAAGCTCAACAGTCTCATCAggctgaaataaagaaaatggctTCCCAGATAGAAGATTTG aaATCATTAGCTgaaaaaagccaaaatgaatGTAAGGAGCTACAGAATATGCATGAGAAATCCGTTGCTGATTTGGTCTCTCAGCACCAAACATTGATAACTGAGCTTAAAGATAACCTGCAAGCTAAAGAGGAGCTGTGGCAAGCCGCACAAGTCGGTCAGACCGATATGGTGAAACAAATGGAGGAGCTGAAGCAACAGGCTGAACAAGCCAAG TCTTTAACCTCTGTGTTAGCATCTACAAGGAAAGAGTTTGAAATAATATCTGAAGAGCTGAGGGGTTTGAAAGATGAAAGAGACACACTGGCCCAAGAGGCAAACAGTTTAAAGCTAGGGAAGGAATCACTGCAGTTAAAACTTACGGACTATGAATGCCGCGTTGATACATTACAGCAAGAGCAAAGACAACTAAGGTCTCTAACAGAAGAACTGAGTGCTACAAACCAACGTATCttaaatgaaaaacaagaaCTTGAAAACCTTTCGGTAACTCGCACTATCGATGTTGATGCCCTGACCACGGAAAAAGAAACACTTCTGTCTGATCTAGAAAGTATGAAACAGGAACTTTTGAGGATTACTTTTGACAATGAAGACTTGCAGTCTACTGTGACCACAATGGACAAGGAGATAAAAGATCTCAAGCAGAACAATGATACCATGGTTACAAATTATCTGGATCTTCAGAAAGAAAAGCAAGAAATGCAGGAGATTCAGAAGAAGCTTACAGAAGACAAAATTGTGCTTGCCAAAGAAAAGGATGAAATTATTGAGATGCTTCAGAACTCCACAGAAGACATGCATAGTAAGCACCGTTCACTTATGGAAGAACTTGCTCTTCTTAAAGCAGAGAAAGAAACTACTCTATGCAAGCAGTCAGAACTTGAACGCAAGCTTTCTGATTTATTAGTGGAGCAAGAGAGATTGATGAAAACTTCAACGGATGTAACATCTGAAAGAGAGCATCTTTCGGTAAAGCTTAGGGAGTTAAATACACAGTTTGAAAACGCGCTTCAAGAAAAAGAAACCTTAAAGTCTGAGCACATTGCGCTAAAAACAGAACTATCTGCTGTGCAGGCGCAACTGGACAGATccatgaaagaaaataaagagctttctaGTAGTAAAGACGCATTGCTTATCATGTGTGctaaaatagaagaagaaaagcAGCAGTTGGAAGAGTGTAAAAAGATGCTGAAAGAGGAAAACCTCTTTATTTGTAATGAAAAAGATGGTATTATCCAAGTGCTCACAGGCTCTAAGGAGGACCTGGCAAAAGAGCAGCTTAACCTTACTAATAAAATATCTGCTCTGGAGACGGAAAGGGAAACTATGTTAGTAAAAATTTCAGACCTTGAAAGTAGGTTGGTTGTTTTAACCGGTGAGCGCGATGGGTTTGTGATAGTCAACAAGGACTTATCATCTAAAAACGAGGAACTCTTATTTAAACACGGTGAGCTAAATTCCATATTAGGGGACGCACTTAGGGAAAAGGACAAAATAAACATAGATTATAATAATTTAGTATCGGAAATGAGTGCCATTAAAACTCAACTTGACAGGTCAATCAGGGACAACGAAGAACTGCAGACTGCTAAGGAGAGGCTATCCAACTGCCTTGAAGAGATCAAAACTAGCAGTAGTGCCACTGACTCTGAACGTGTCGGTTTGCTGCAAGATAAAGAAAAACTGCTTTCATCGGAGAGGAGATTGTTAGCGGAAAAGGAAGATCTCCTGAAACAAAATGAGGAGATTACAAATACATTCCAAAAGTCATTGGGAGAGGCCGAGTTGGTTCAAAACGAAATGAAAGAAGAGATAAATCATCTAAAAAATCAGAATGTGTCATTGGGCTTAAAAGTGGCAGAGTTAGAAAAACAACTTCAGTCTGCTGCTGAAGAGAGAATTACAATGAAAGAAAAGTTCTCTGAGCTTGAATCTCAAGACAAGCTGCTCATGAATGAACTAAAGGTTAAATGTGAGCTTTCAGAGTCTTCAAATATGTTACTAGCTCAAGAGAAGAACAGTCTCTTAGAAAATATTGAGTCTATAAACACCAAAATGGCTGAAGCAACAAAGAAAATTGAAGAACTGACAAAAGCTAAAGATGATTTATCAGCGTTATTGGAGCAGACGCTACAAGAAAAATCCCTTTTGGAATCGGAACATAGTAATATACTGTTAGAAAAGCAAACGTTGCTTGATGAACTCAGTAAACGTAGCTCTGATATGGATAAGGTGATGAAAGATAGAGAGGGACTAGAGGAGAAGTGCAAAGAACTTAATAAGGGATTTCAAGGTTTTGAGCAAAGGTTGATACAAGAACGAGAACTCTTTGAGACTGAAAAGTTGAAAAATGCTGATCTCCAAAAGCGTCTCGATGTCACTGTGGAGGAGAAGGAACAGGCGGAGATCCAGAAGGAAAAGCTTCAAACTGAGATGCATAACCTTGCCCAACAAAAAGAAAACGTCGAGAACAGTTTGCACTCCATAACGGAAGAAAAGGGCATTCTAGAAGTGAACTATAACAATCTGTTAGACAGCATTAATCAAGTTAAGTGTGAGTTTGAGTCGCTGGCAAAATCAAAAGCGGGGCTCCAGGACTCGTATAACAGCGTTTGCAAAGCATTGGAAGACCTTCGTGGCGAACATGAAGTGACCGAGTCCCAACTGAAGAAAATACTTGAAGAAAAAATGGAGTTAATATCAGCTCACGATAATCTAATAGCATCAAATGCCAATATcttaaaagaaaaggaatccataaataataattacgaAAAGCTTTCCCTTGAAACTGAtgttttaaccaaaaaaaacaatgaagtttCATCCTTTGCTCGGGATATAGAGAACAAGTATAAAGTTTTGATGAGTGAAAAGGAAGACCTGGTAATGAAATTAAATGACCTCCAGACTCTTCGCGGCAACGCCgaacagaaaaataaagag GTGAGTCAGATGGCAGAAGAATCATTGCAAATAGTTGAGCAGTTAACCGCGGAGAAAACGACGCTAATCAAAGAAAAGGCAGAGGCTGTAACAGCAGTAGAAGAACTCAAGAAGTTGCAGAAAGAAGTACAAAAGGAA